The genome window CTTTTTTTACATTAATAGTTAAGTCGGTAAGGCTTCCATTAGGAACAGGAACACGTATGCCACAACCACCTATAACATTACTCAATTCGGGGAATATTTTAGTCAGAGCCTTTGCAGCTCCAGTGGTAGTAGGTACGATAGACTGCCCTGCAGCACGGGCTCTGCGTAAGTCCTTATGTGGTTGATCGTGAAGGCTTTGGTCTGAAGTGTAACTGTGTATTGTTGTGATGTATGCTTGCTCTACACCGCAAAGTTCATTCATTACCTTAATAAGTGGCGCGGCATTATTTGTAGTGCAGCTTGCATTAGAAAAAATGAGATCTTCATCGGTAAGAATGTGCTCATTGACACCTAAAACTACTGTTTTTATGCCGTCCTCAATAGGAGGAGCGCTCAAAATCACTTTAGAAGCCCCAGCGTCTATATGTTTCTGTAGATCAGCCCTGGTTTTAAATTTACCAGTTGATTCAATAACGATATCCACATTTTTCCATGTAAGGTCATTGAGATCACTGTAATGAGTAAAAGATATTTGATGTTTATTGATGCTTATAGAGTCTTCATCAAAGCTAACATTAGCATCGAGGACACCGTGAATAGAATCGTATTTTAAAAGATGTGCCATGACTTCATTAGAAGCCAGGTCGTTGATAGCGACTACTTCAATTTGTGGATCATTAAATACCGTTCTTAAAAAAGTACGTCCTATACGCCCGAAGCCGTTGATGGCTACTTTTATTTTTACCATGTATTGTTTAAAGTGGTTTTGATTACTCTTTGTTTTTTATTTAAATATTGATCGATAAATAAACCTGTACATACGCCAATTAAAAAACCAAAAAACACATTAAAATGCGCAAAAAAGGAAAGTGCCATTCCAGCAAATGTCCCTATGATTGAAAATTGATAGGAATATTTTGCTTTTAATTGTTTTTTTATAAATTGAATAAAAGACTCGAGCGAGTTTTTGATTATTTGAGCAGACAGTTCTTTGTTTCTCAAACGTTTCATTTGAACATCTAATTCTTTTTGTAAGATATCAACTTCATCGTCGCTATAATCAAAAGCGATGATTTCAAAAAGTAGTTCATTCCATTTATCTAGTAGCAAAAGAATTTTTTTATCCTCATTTTCTATGCGATAATAGTTGATTTGTTCTATAGCTTCTTGAATAGTCATGTTACTCCTTTAAAGGATTTATACAGTCAATAAAAAGGCTTAAAGTATATGCTTATGCGCCTTATAAGAACTTCTTACTAACGCACCACTTTCTACATGCCTAAAGCCCATTTCTAGGCCTATAGTTTCATATTTCTTGAATTGCTCTGGAGTAATAAATTCTTTTACAGCCAAGTGTTTTTTAGAAGGTTGTAAATATTGACCTATGGTTACTATATCCACATTATTATCTCTGAGATCTTTCATGGTTTGTATTACTTCTTCTTCTAGCTCACCTAGTCCTAGCATGATACCAGATTTCGTGCGCTTAATGCCTTGTTGTTTCAAGTACCTAAGAACTTCTAAGCTCGTATCGTATTTAGCTTGGATACGTACTTCTCTTGTTAGACGTCTCACCGTTTCCATGTTGTGAGAAACCACTTCAGGATTTGCCTCAACGATTCGGTCTATATTTCTAGTGTTTCCTTGAAAATCTGGAATTAATGTTTCTAGTGTCGTTTCAGGGTTCATACGTCTTATCGCGGCGACAGTTTCCTTCCAGATAATGGACCCCATATCTTTTAAATCGTCACGATCAACACTCGTGATAACTCCGTGTTTGATACCCATTAATTTAATGCTGCGAGCTACTTTCTCAGGCTCTGCCCAGTCTACTGTATCTGGACGGCCGGTTTTAACACCACAAAAGCCACATGAACGTGTACAAGTGTTTCCTAATATCATGAAAGTTGCTGTTCCTTCTGTCCAGCATTCCCCCATGTTAGGACAGCTGCCTGAAGTACATATAGTATGTAAGTCATACTTTTCTACGGTAGCTCTAAGCTCTTTATATTTCTGACCTACTGGTAATTTAACGCGCAGCCATTTTGGTTTTTTCTGAGGTGGCGCTATTGATGTTGTTACTGATTCCATAATTCAAAGTTAATGATAAAGTAGTCGT of Nonlabens sp. Ci31 contains these proteins:
- the gap gene encoding type I glyceraldehyde-3-phosphate dehydrogenase — protein: MVKIKVAINGFGRIGRTFLRTVFNDPQIEVVAINDLASNEVMAHLLKYDSIHGVLDANVSFDEDSISINKHQISFTHYSDLNDLTWKNVDIVIESTGKFKTRADLQKHIDAGASKVILSAPPIEDGIKTVVLGVNEHILTDEDLIFSNASCTTNNAAPLIKVMNELCGVEQAYITTIHSYTSDQSLHDQPHKDLRRARAAGQSIVPTTTGAAKALTKIFPELSNVIGGCGIRVPVPNGSLTDLTINVKKDVSVQEINDAFYAFAKANPNTFSYTTVPLVSIDISGSPYSCIYDSEMTSVIGKMVKIIGWYDNESGYSHRLKDMALYAKTLTKS
- the lipA gene encoding lipoyl synthase, with product MESVTTSIAPPQKKPKWLRVKLPVGQKYKELRATVEKYDLHTICTSGSCPNMGECWTEGTATFMILGNTCTRSCGFCGVKTGRPDTVDWAEPEKVARSIKLMGIKHGVITSVDRDDLKDMGSIIWKETVAAIRRMNPETTLETLIPDFQGNTRNIDRIVEANPEVVSHNMETVRRLTREVRIQAKYDTSLEVLRYLKQQGIKRTKSGIMLGLGELEEEVIQTMKDLRDNNVDIVTIGQYLQPSKKHLAVKEFITPEQFKKYETIGLEMGFRHVESGALVRSSYKAHKHIL